The Archaeoglobaceae archaeon genome includes a region encoding these proteins:
- a CDS encoding nucleotidyltransferase domain-containing protein: MVVERLIEERKKREEIFRNLEFHLRELKRIAENYFGNCRVFLFGSVARGDYDLMLSDVDIAIVTDCKDREKILKFKAEISRRWYFFELHVLDERKWEFYKRFIDVYKEF; the protein is encoded by the coding sequence ATGGTTGTCGAGAGATTGATAGAAGAAAGGAAAAAGAGAGAAGAAATTTTTAGAAATCTCGAGTTTCATCTCAGAGAATTGAAAAGAATTGCTGAGAATTACTTTGGAAATTGCAGAGTTTTTCTCTTTGGCTCAGTAGCTCGTGGAGATTACGACTTGATGCTTTCCGACGTCGACATCGCAATTGTCACCGATTGCAAAGACAGAGAAAAAATTCTGAAATTCAAGGCAGAGATTTCGCGGAGATGGTATTTCTTTGAGTTGCACGTGCTCGATGAAAGAAAATGGGAGTTCTACAAGAGATTCATCGATGTCTATAAGGAGTTCTGA
- a CDS encoding HEPN domain-containing protein — MKEEIEVFAERAKKFEEIAKYLYRTKVFDLSAFNVEQALQLYLKFILAKELGYFPKTHSLTRLFNDLSKLDKSFLEFYEENEIIIKDIEDAYILSRYLPRDYSEKEVELMINTLEKFKERFKEWLSRD, encoded by the coding sequence GTGAAAGAAGAGATAGAGGTCTTCGCTGAAAGAGCTAAAAAGTTTGAAGAAATCGCAAAATACCTTTACAGGACAAAAGTCTTTGATTTATCAGCTTTCAACGTTGAGCAGGCTTTACAGCTTTACCTAAAATTTATACTTGCAAAGGAATTAGGATATTTTCCAAAGACCCATAGTTTAACAAGGCTTTTTAACGATTTATCGAAGCTCGATAAATCTTTTTTGGAATTTTACGAGGAGAACGAGATAATAATAAAGGACATAGAAGACGCCTACATCCTTTCGAGATACTTGCCGAGAGACTATTCTGAAAAGGAAGTGGAGCTGATGATAAATACTCTTGAAAAATTCAAGGAGAGGTTTAAAGAATGGTTGTCGAGAGATTGA
- a CDS encoding nucleotidyltransferase domain-containing protein, translating to MERVEYFKNYKKYLQEVAELVSKICKDFEIFVLGSVIRGDFSIGLSDIDVAIVSNEFENREKRLMVYDLLFNKYFDSPFEFHLLTKEKWEKFLKFVGKDFEKVV from the coding sequence ATGGAAAGAGTAGAGTATTTCAAAAATTACAAGAAATATTTGCAAGAAGTTGCTGAACTCGTTTCAAAGATTTGCAAGGACTTTGAAATCTTTGTCCTCGGCTCTGTAATTCGCGGTGATTTTTCGATCGGGCTCAGCGACATTGACGTTGCAATCGTTTCAAACGAGTTCGAAAATAGAGAGAAAAGGCTAATGGTTTACGATTTGCTTTTTAACAAATACTTCGATTCTCCTTTCGAATTTCATCTGCTTACAAAAGAAAAATGGGAGAAATTTTTGAAGTTCGTTGGAAAGGATTTCGAGAAGGTCGTTTAA
- a CDS encoding HEPN domain-containing protein: MKEEIELYLKRAKKFEENAKFNFERKDYDIAMFHIEQAMQLIIKAKLLDERS, from the coding sequence GTGAAAGAAGAGATTGAACTTTACCTTAAAAGAGCAAAGAAGTTCGAGGAGAACGCCAAGTTCAACTTTGAAAGAAAAGACTACGATATCGCAATGTTTCATATTGAACAGGCGATGCAGTTGATAATTAAAGCAAAGCTTTTGGATGAGAGATCTTGA
- a CDS encoding nucleotidyltransferase domain-containing protein: MKDIYERRKRYFEDLEIFLLEIKKIVKEEVPDAELFLFGSVAEGNYSIGLSDIDIAIVSDAFLNRDLKLKVFGELLEKFFDSPFEFHVLTKERWEYYKRFVKKFRSV; encoded by the coding sequence TTGAAAGACATTTACGAACGCAGAAAGAGATACTTTGAGGATCTCGAGATTTTTTTGCTCGAAATAAAGAAAATTGTAAAAGAAGAGGTTCCTGATGCGGAGCTCTTTCTCTTTGGTTCAGTTGCCGAGGGAAACTACTCGATTGGATTGAGCGATATAGACATTGCAATAGTTTCCGACGCCTTTTTGAATAGAGATCTAAAGTTGAAAGTTTTTGGGGAACTGCTTGAGAAGTTCTTCGATTCGCCATTCGAGTTCCATGTATTGACGAAGGAGAGATGGGAATACTACAAGAGGTTTGTTAAAAAGTTTAGAAGCGTTTAA
- a CDS encoding HEPN domain-containing protein: protein MKKEIEVFLRRAEGFIKDANEDLKRGDYDLAMFHVEQACQLILKAKLLDLTGYFEKTHSLRKLIEGLSEIFLHEELNEFLKENWNTLRSLEFAYLSSRYYPEEFRKEEVEEALKMYKALRDLIWA from the coding sequence ATGAAAAAAGAGATCGAGGTATTTTTGAGACGTGCAGAAGGGTTTATAAAAGATGCAAACGAAGATCTGAAAAGAGGAGATTATGATTTGGCTATGTTTCACGTTGAGCAGGCTTGTCAGTTGATTTTGAAGGCAAAGCTTTTGGATCTGACTGGCTACTTCGAAAAAACGCACAGCTTAAGGAAGCTAATAGAGGGACTGTCAGAAATTTTTTTGCATGAAGAACTCAATGAGTTTTTAAAGGAGAATTGGAACACGCTGAGAAGCCTCGAATTTGCTTATCTTTCTTCACGATATTATCCAGAGGAGTTCCGGAAAGAAGAGGTTGAAGAAGCTTTAAAAATGTATAAAGCGTTGAGGGATCTGATTTGGGCTTGA
- a CDS encoding HEPN domain-containing protein has protein sequence MRRETELWLRTAEEDLVDSKSFLASKRYFRSAFFAQQAVEKVLKALFIEIAREDPPKIHSVTELYGILKEKTEFRLPDELEEQLFVLNKYYTVSRYPDAANGLPSESVDRIEAERALKIAEEIFDYARSFIRNKEKS, from the coding sequence ATGAGAAGAGAAACGGAGCTATGGCTGAGAACAGCTGAGGAGGATCTTGTGGATTCAAAATCATTTTTGGCGAGTAAAAGATATTTTCGAAGTGCTTTTTTTGCTCAACAGGCAGTTGAAAAAGTCCTAAAAGCTCTTTTCATCGAAATAGCAAGAGAGGATCCGCCAAAAATTCACAGTGTTACGGAACTTTACGGAATTTTAAAGGAAAAAACAGAATTCAGGCTTCCAGATGAACTTGAAGAGCAGTTGTTTGTTTTGAACAAATACTACACGGTCTCAAGGTATCCCGACGCTGCCAATGGACTACCTTCGGAAAGCGTTGATAGAATCGAAGCGGAAAGAGCTTTAAAAATAGCGGAAGAGATCTTTGATTATGCAAGAAGTTTTATCAGAAATAAAGAGAAAAGCTGA
- a CDS encoding nucleotidyltransferase domain-containing protein, translating to MQEVLSEIKRKAEILKGELEKRGFIVDSIYLFGSYAKGNWLKTSDVDLIVISDGFEKMKFLKRLDLVNEIVWEKELGNLEVLPFTSVEVEKEVSTVLRDAKKYWIKII from the coding sequence ATGCAAGAAGTTTTATCAGAAATAAAGAGAAAAGCTGAGATTTTAAAGGGCGAGCTCGAGAAAAGGGGTTTTATAGTTGATTCAATCTATCTTTTCGGTAGCTACGCAAAAGGGAATTGGTTAAAAACGAGTGACGTGGATTTGATTGTAATCTCAGATGGTTTTGAAAAAATGAAGTTTCTCAAGCGATTGGATCTCGTGAATGAAATTGTCTGGGAAAAAGAGCTTGGAAATTTGGAAGTCTTACCGTTCACGAGTGTGGAAGTTGAAAAAGAAGTTTCTACGGTGCTAAGAGATGCGAAGAAGTATTGGATAAAAATTATTTAA
- a CDS encoding glycosyltransferase — protein MRITIFGPSKLFLSGVSYYTIRLANALSAHAEVKAILFRKMLPKRLFPGWKRVGENLTRVDFNSKVSVHEILDWNNPISWIKAYGLAKDCDALIFQWWTSSVAHMYFAIELLNRKKIPLILEFHEVVDPLENAILPIRAYSRLMGRLVRRLATHYVVHSQADKELISKIYRIPEQRISIIPHGLYDHYERIEKAKELLGIKEKFVILFFGLIRPYKGVEYLIEAFEKLPEEILGNSRLLIVGEIWEDKDVVKKIGDSKLREKITFINRYVPDEEVSLYFSASDVLVLPYLRASQSGVAHIAMSFGLPIIATKVGGLFESLSNYEGAYFVEANAESIAKALQRIYEDQRRDFLAPAELKWENIAKKWIELIEGLCRQV, from the coding sequence ATGAGGATTACAATCTTTGGTCCATCAAAACTTTTTCTTTCGGGGGTAAGCTATTACACAATTCGCTTAGCAAATGCTCTCTCTGCTCATGCTGAAGTTAAGGCAATCCTTTTCAGAAAAATGCTCCCGAAAAGGCTTTTTCCAGGATGGAAGAGAGTCGGAGAAAATCTGACAAGAGTCGATTTTAATTCAAAAGTATCAGTTCACGAAATCTTGGACTGGAACAATCCAATAAGCTGGATAAAAGCTTACGGGCTTGCAAAAGATTGCGATGCGTTGATTTTTCAATGGTGGACTTCGAGCGTAGCTCACATGTATTTTGCAATTGAACTGCTAAACAGAAAAAAGATTCCACTAATTCTGGAATTTCATGAAGTCGTTGACCCACTTGAGAACGCAATTCTGCCGATAAGAGCTTACTCACGACTAATGGGTAGATTGGTAAGGAGACTCGCCACTCACTATGTTGTTCACTCGCAAGCGGATAAAGAGCTGATTTCGAAAATCTACAGAATTCCTGAGCAAAGAATCTCAATAATCCCTCACGGGCTTTACGACCACTATGAAAGGATAGAAAAAGCCAAAGAATTGCTTGGCATAAAAGAGAAATTTGTAATCCTATTCTTTGGACTTATAAGACCATACAAAGGCGTTGAATATTTGATTGAGGCTTTTGAAAAACTTCCAGAAGAAATTCTTGGCAATTCAAGGCTTTTAATCGTTGGCGAAATCTGGGAGGACAAAGACGTGGTGAAGAAGATCGGAGATTCAAAGCTCAGGGAAAAGATTACGTTTATCAATAGATACGTGCCAGATGAAGAGGTCTCTCTTTACTTTTCTGCAAGCGATGTGCTCGTTTTACCATACTTAAGAGCCTCGCAGAGCGGAGTTGCACACATCGCAATGAGTTTTGGGCTTCCAATCATAGCCACGAAAGTCGGTGGTCTTTTTGAGTCCCTTTCAAATTACGAGGGAGCTTATTTTGTTGAAGCAAATGCAGAAAGCATCGCTAAAGCACTGCAAAGGATTTACGAAGATCAAAGAAGGGATTTCTTAGCTCCAGCAGAGCTGAAGTGGGAAAATATAGCAAAGAAGTGGATTGAACTAATTGAAGGTCTATGTAGGCAGGTTTAA
- a CDS encoding DUF2117 domain-containing protein, producing the protein MKICVFVHGADAFYSKAIFDILGKIAEYGDFEVFITGTMARTASIDVDFNVKVWNGTPSELLKALEREFDLFLLLSYSKSPESGYTFGEIVFKRSKIRKPFLQLELCNKTAVAWNCEAKIAEDLGFRIFQPMSFDNVWRENERTYRRILAVEPGEFLLVGGIVVGKVRDNEVLLVAENGEIVELRGVEIKEHGLEKLRRIYQKIDLEKIKICSLKGFKTKEAEFKGKRGTGVAFIDHSGDMVYRFAGNCEGAVCIGDDTTAISSEIFFRFGTPVLGIVDGDRDFISQVKNIHSDSEIFVTKHDDLAGKIIFEEVFCEKEILEENFTSLKDRVAKILQSKDLLLSRKAMKDFI; encoded by the coding sequence ATGAAGATCTGCGTGTTTGTTCATGGAGCAGATGCATTTTACTCGAAAGCAATTTTCGATATACTTGGCAAAATTGCGGAATATGGAGACTTTGAAGTATTCATCACTGGCACGATGGCGAGAACCGCTTCGATTGACGTGGATTTTAACGTTAAAGTTTGGAATGGGACCCCATCTGAGCTTTTAAAAGCATTAGAGCGAGAATTTGACCTTTTTCTGCTCTTAAGTTATTCAAAAAGTCCCGAAAGTGGTTATACATTCGGGGAGATCGTTTTCAAAAGAAGTAAGATCCGAAAGCCTTTCCTGCAGTTGGAGCTCTGCAATAAAACTGCAGTTGCATGGAATTGCGAAGCAAAGATTGCGGAAGATCTTGGGTTTAGAATTTTTCAGCCTATGAGCTTTGATAACGTCTGGAGAGAGAATGAAAGAACTTATAGAAGAATTTTAGCCGTGGAGCCGGGGGAATTTCTGCTCGTTGGCGGAATTGTTGTAGGCAAAGTGAGGGATAATGAAGTGCTTTTGGTTGCTGAAAATGGAGAAATAGTTGAATTGCGTGGAGTTGAAATTAAAGAGCATGGCTTGGAAAAGCTTAGAAGGATCTATCAAAAAATCGACTTGGAAAAGATCAAGATCTGCTCTCTAAAGGGGTTTAAGACAAAAGAAGCGGAATTTAAAGGTAAAAGGGGCACTGGAGTGGCTTTTATTGATCATTCTGGCGATATGGTTTACAGATTTGCTGGCAATTGCGAGGGGGCTGTTTGCATTGGCGATGACACGACTGCGATTTCAAGCGAGATCTTCTTTAGGTTTGGAACCCCGGTTTTGGGGATCGTGGACGGAGACAGGGATTTTATTTCACAGGTCAAAAACATTCATTCTGACTCTGAGATCTTTGTCACTAAGCATGACGATCTTGCGGGAAAGATCATTTTCGAGGAAGTATTTTGCGAAAAAGAGATCTTAGAGGAAAATTTCACCAGCTTGAAAGACAGGGTTGCCAAAATTTTGCAATCAAAAGATTTGCTCTTGTCGAGAAAGGCAATGAAGGATTTTATTTAA
- the cbpB gene encoding peptide-modifying radical SAM enzyme CbpB: MALQNTKIDDFGLAIDPETNFWSIYDSEIPEEILRLYDQRREELKEKMQRYRFEVNFNTVYVNPTERCNANCPYCYIPEKLRKKGEQMSSNELESFVERIVELGIKNVIFHGAEPLLMKNKLFELIENNPEMSFGIQTNGFLLTEEDADFLRQKNVNVGISFDSPVREIEDFLRGKGHFDKANEIIDWFSGYRKFNVITTITRFNYSQLSDLIDFLAGKVRVVLMNPVRGTSQGGRKLRADPKEASAEFIKAVERAIWHTKNGRRIVIGDFANIVLGIVAPYSRVLQCDISPCGGGRRFFALTPEGIFPCSEFVGIEEFKIPIEALKDPVKLSKSLGAIRVRTVERIEECRDCIYRNVCGSPCPAEVYAEKGTFFSKSPYCEFYKALIEHAFRVIRRGDVESVVELGKMKKVYEIRN; encoded by the coding sequence ATGGCGTTGCAAAACACTAAGATCGATGACTTTGGATTGGCAATTGATCCTGAGACTAATTTTTGGAGTATTTATGACTCTGAAATTCCCGAAGAAATTCTGAGGCTATATGATCAGCGGAGAGAAGAGCTAAAGGAAAAAATGCAAAGATACCGTTTTGAAGTCAATTTCAACACCGTCTACGTTAATCCAACTGAAAGGTGCAACGCAAACTGCCCCTATTGCTACATTCCTGAGAAGCTCAGGAAAAAGGGAGAACAAATGAGTTCGAATGAGCTTGAATCTTTTGTTGAAAGAATTGTGGAGCTTGGAATAAAGAACGTGATCTTTCACGGTGCGGAGCCCCTTTTAATGAAAAATAAGCTCTTTGAATTAATTGAAAACAATCCAGAAATGAGCTTCGGAATTCAGACAAATGGATTTCTGCTAACTGAAGAAGATGCGGATTTTTTGAGGCAAAAGAACGTCAACGTCGGGATCTCTTTTGATTCCCCTGTGAGAGAAATTGAAGATTTTTTGAGAGGCAAAGGGCATTTTGACAAGGCAAACGAGATCATAGACTGGTTTTCTGGTTATCGAAAATTCAACGTTATTACGACAATAACAAGGTTTAACTACTCTCAGCTAAGCGATCTGATCGATTTCCTTGCAGGAAAGGTGAGAGTTGTTTTAATGAACCCTGTAAGAGGAACAAGTCAAGGCGGTAGGAAGCTAAGAGCTGATCCTAAGGAGGCGAGTGCTGAATTTATAAAGGCGGTCGAAAGGGCGATCTGGCACACGAAGAACGGAAGAAGAATCGTAATTGGCGACTTTGCAAACATTGTCCTTGGGATCGTTGCACCTTACTCAAGGGTGCTTCAGTGTGATATTTCGCCGTGCGGCGGAGGAAGGAGATTTTTCGCTTTAACTCCAGAGGGAATCTTCCCTTGTAGTGAGTTTGTTGGAATTGAAGAATTCAAAATACCAATTGAGGCTTTGAAAGACCCTGTTAAGCTAAGCAAGAGCTTAGGAGCTATTAGGGTTAGGACTGTTGAGAGAATTGAGGAATGCAGAGACTGCATTTACAGAAACGTCTGCGGAAGTCCTTGTCCAGCGGAGGTTTACGCCGAAAAGGGCACTTTTTTCAGCAAAAGTCCCTACTGCGAGTTCTACAAGGCTTTGATAGAGCATGCGTTCCGTGTAATAAGGCGTGGAGACGTTGAGAGCGTTGTAGAGCTTGGAAAGATGAAGAAGGTTTACGAGATTAGAAATTAA
- a CDS encoding SDR family oxidoreductase produces MRLKDKVALVVGAGSIGPGIGNGRAISILFAREGAKVACADINSSSAEETVNMIRKEGGEAFAVQGDATNGEDAKRIVKATVEKYGKLNILVNVVGIAGGLGLLETSEEVWDTVIRVNLKSIFLMSKHAVPAMIEAGGGSIINISSAAAFVAHPILTYGTTKAAIINMTRCMAVELAKYNIRVNCIAPGFLDTPMVAPIMDDLRREFLKDLIPLGRIGTAWDTAYAALYLASDEASYVTGETLIVDGGLLAAGGRRRSEEKLV; encoded by the coding sequence ATGAGATTAAAAGATAAAGTGGCTCTCGTCGTGGGTGCAGGCTCTATCGGCCCCGGTATAGGTAATGGGCGTGCAATTTCAATACTGTTCGCAAGAGAAGGGGCTAAGGTTGCATGCGCCGATATAAACTCATCGTCGGCTGAGGAGACTGTAAACATGATTCGCAAAGAAGGTGGAGAAGCTTTTGCGGTTCAGGGCGATGCTACAAATGGCGAAGACGCAAAGCGGATAGTAAAAGCTACCGTCGAAAAATATGGAAAACTGAACATCCTCGTTAATGTTGTAGGTATAGCAGGAGGATTAGGTCTTCTTGAGACAAGTGAGGAAGTTTGGGACACGGTGATCAGGGTAAATCTGAAAAGTATATTCTTAATGTCAAAGCACGCCGTTCCTGCTATGATAGAAGCTGGTGGTGGAAGCATCATAAATATTTCTTCGGCGGCAGCTTTTGTAGCACATCCAATTTTGACTTATGGCACCACTAAGGCTGCAATAATAAACATGACAAGGTGTATGGCTGTTGAACTCGCAAAATACAACATAAGGGTTAACTGCATAGCACCGGGCTTTTTAGATACTCCAATGGTGGCGCCAATAATGGATGATTTGAGAAGAGAATTTCTGAAAGACTTAATTCCGTTGGGAAGAATAGGCACAGCTTGGGACACTGCATACGCTGCGCTTTATCTTGCATCTGATGAGGCATCCTACGTAACGGGCGAAACTCTAATTGTCGATGGCGGACTTTTAGCAGCTGGTGGAAGGCGTAGGAGTGAAGAAAAACTTGTTTAA
- a CDS encoding carboxymuconolactone decarboxylase family protein, producing MPSGEEAIKTFIKFSEEFPEEFEKFVAFSAKGFTFFDPKIRELIITTILATKGYESEFKFHLNELMKAGFTKEELKNLLLLFLTYMGAPKFLELFRWCKEEGKL from the coding sequence ATGCCATCTGGAGAAGAGGCTATTAAAACATTTATTAAGTTTTCAGAAGAATTTCCTGAGGAATTTGAGAAATTCGTAGCTTTTTCAGCCAAGGGGTTCACTTTCTTTGATCCAAAAATTAGAGAGTTGATCATAACGACAATCTTAGCCACAAAAGGATACGAAAGCGAGTTTAAATTTCATCTAAATGAGCTTATGAAAGCTGGATTCACGAAGGAGGAACTCAAAAATCTTCTGTTATTGTTTTTGACTTATATGGGAGCACCAAAATTCCTTGAACTATTCAGGTGGTGTAAGGAAGAAGGAAAATTGTGA
- a CDS encoding FGGY family carbohydrate kinase, with amino-acid sequence MIAVIDAGTTNIKLAVYDDKLLELRKEPIVKNCPYPGWVEIDVEDLARKAKTMADYAIDKYGVEAIGITNQRATIVLWDEKTGKAVFPAIGWQDSRALGVAIRLNSNFKIRIGKVLGKLVQNSASIIPAIKKKRTAKWLMSVADFSFNPTHSSVKLRWLLDQIKKPENYKLKTGTIDSWLIYKLTGEHLTDYSNAGATALFDPFKLEWSKTIMELVEIEEELLPKVVESDQVFGEYRNVPITGVIADQSASLYSLGCWERGELKVTNGTGSFVDLNVGEEAEVFPKLLPLIAWKLKGEKRFMLEGMLYYSGSAVELFKELGIVKDVKETSELAFCSKNCLYLVPSFVGLGTPHYKAIPGLLYGLTNSMRKEDLIRALLESIAFRIAEIVELMKKLERINSIRCDGEMSSNDFLLQCIANVTGLKVKRSSNLNGALFGSYLIAGRALGKWKRVCAETAQEFEPKESLVEKYKKWKALVDISKSILV; translated from the coding sequence ATGATTGCGGTCATCGACGCTGGAACTACGAACATTAAGCTCGCTGTTTACGATGATAAGCTTTTAGAACTCAGAAAGGAGCCAATTGTAAAGAATTGCCCATATCCTGGATGGGTGGAAATCGATGTCGAGGACCTTGCAAGAAAAGCCAAAACAATGGCGGACTATGCAATCGACAAATATGGAGTTGAGGCAATAGGTATAACGAATCAGAGAGCCACAATCGTTTTATGGGATGAAAAAACTGGCAAGGCGGTTTTTCCGGCAATTGGCTGGCAGGACTCCAGAGCTCTTGGGGTTGCGATTAGACTGAATAGTAATTTTAAGATCAGGATTGGAAAAGTTCTTGGAAAGCTCGTTCAGAATTCAGCGAGCATTATTCCTGCTATAAAGAAAAAAAGGACTGCAAAGTGGTTGATGTCAGTTGCGGACTTTTCATTCAACCCAACTCATTCCAGCGTTAAACTTCGCTGGCTTCTCGATCAGATAAAGAAACCCGAAAATTACAAGCTCAAAACAGGCACTATAGACAGCTGGCTGATCTATAAGCTGACTGGCGAGCATTTAACAGACTATTCAAATGCGGGAGCGACTGCGTTGTTTGATCCGTTCAAACTTGAATGGAGCAAAACGATCATGGAACTCGTTGAAATCGAGGAAGAACTTTTGCCAAAGGTTGTTGAAAGCGATCAAGTTTTTGGAGAATACAGAAATGTGCCCATAACAGGCGTCATAGCGGATCAATCCGCTTCGCTATACTCCCTGGGCTGTTGGGAAAGAGGAGAGCTTAAAGTTACAAATGGAACTGGAAGCTTTGTAGATCTTAACGTTGGTGAAGAAGCTGAAGTCTTTCCAAAGCTTTTGCCCCTAATTGCCTGGAAGCTTAAGGGGGAGAAGAGGTTCATGCTTGAAGGTATGCTATATTACAGTGGCTCCGCGGTTGAGCTTTTTAAAGAGCTCGGAATCGTTAAAGACGTAAAGGAAACTTCCGAGCTTGCATTCTGCTCTAAGAACTGCCTTTACCTTGTTCCCTCATTCGTTGGTCTTGGAACGCCACACTACAAAGCAATTCCCGGGCTCCTTTATGGGCTCACAAACAGCATGCGAAAAGAAGATCTGATCAGGGCTTTGCTTGAGTCGATAGCATTCAGAATTGCAGAAATAGTGGAACTAATGAAAAAGCTTGAGAGAATTAATTCGATCAGATGCGATGGGGAGATGAGTTCAAACGATTTTCTGCTACAGTGCATTGCAAACGTCACTGGATTAAAGGTTAAAAGAAGTTCAAATCTAAATGGTGCACTTTTTGGCTCATATCTCATTGCGGGAAGAGCTCTTGGAAAGTGGAAACGGGTTTGCGCTGAAACCGCTCAGGAGTTTGAGCCAAAGGAGAGTTTGGTAGAGAAATACAAAAAATGGAAAGCTTTGGTTGACATCAGCAAATCTATCTTGGTATAG
- a CDS encoding (Fe-S)-binding protein, with amino-acid sequence MNPKFIMRILEKTDLKTKLRLAKVITKLGSGDDIVKCMLCPNMCLYACPVFDVERRLTVSPSVKSRIAYFGGNEAIYHCLPCDACKENCKMEISVNDNLRNLRSGKYAEKIDSWLSKISKKIDEREGRILYFPGCRTFEAKLFEPTLEYLEKIGIDFAVNSDIICCGMPYFELGDKRYSEHFSKLKKVASQYEMVISNCPHCVYTMKGLGIKAEHMLSVTKPLKIGGSISYHDPCIVARKLGLVEEPREFLKACGFELIEPAFSGRQTACCGYGGVYRLLYSENAEKIAERRRKQFESEIITACPACKKALNAKDLVEIVLEVL; translated from the coding sequence ATGAATCCAAAATTCATAATGAGAATTCTTGAAAAAACGGACTTAAAGACTAAACTTAGACTTGCAAAAGTCATCACAAAGCTTGGCAGTGGTGACGATATTGTTAAATGCATGCTCTGCCCGAACATGTGCCTATACGCATGTCCTGTTTTTGATGTAGAGAGAAGACTTACAGTTTCACCTTCCGTAAAGTCAAGAATTGCTTATTTTGGCGGAAATGAGGCAATATATCACTGTCTTCCATGCGATGCGTGCAAAGAAAACTGCAAAATGGAAATAAGCGTTAATGACAATCTGAGAAATCTTAGGAGCGGAAAGTATGCCGAAAAAATCGATTCATGGCTTTCAAAAATCTCAAAGAAGATCGATGAAAGAGAGGGAAGAATTTTATACTTCCCTGGTTGCAGAACATTCGAAGCCAAGCTTTTTGAGCCGACTTTGGAATATCTCGAAAAGATTGGAATCGATTTCGCAGTCAACTCGGACATAATTTGCTGTGGAATGCCCTACTTCGAGTTGGGCGACAAAAGGTATTCTGAACACTTCTCAAAGTTGAAAAAAGTTGCTTCGCAATATGAGATGGTGATAAGCAACTGTCCACACTGCGTTTACACAATGAAGGGGCTTGGAATAAAAGCGGAGCACATGTTAAGCGTTACGAAGCCATTAAAGATTGGTGGAAGCATTTCATACCATGACCCCTGCATTGTGGCAAGAAAGTTGGGGTTGGTTGAAGAACCAAGGGAATTCCTAAAGGCATGTGGATTTGAGCTCATCGAACCCGCTTTTAGTGGCAGACAGACAGCATGCTGTGGATACGGCGGAGTTTACAGACTGCTATATTCTGAGAATGCGGAAAAAATAGCTGAAAGAAGAAGAAAACAATTCGAATCCGAGATTATTACCGCCTGTCCCGCATGCAAAAAAGCTTTGAATGCTAAAGATCTCGTTGAAATTGTTCTGGAGGTGCTCTAA